In one window of Spartinivicinus marinus DNA:
- the pdxA gene encoding 4-hydroxythreonine-4-phosphate dehydrogenase PdxA gives MSHYCPRIIITSGEPAGIGPDLCLALAAQQFNAQLVVAADPAILTARAKQLGLEIQLQTYEPKQPAKPTPLNQLLVLPTQTQHTVIPGQLNPANAQHVLDMLDIAIKGCSQQEFAAMVTAPIHKGVINDSGVPFSGHTEYLASATNTQQVVMMLASGSLRVALATTHLPLKTVSASITPTLLEQVISVLHQDLQQKFGIAQPHILVCGLNPHAGEGGHLGTEEFEIITPTLNRLAKQFGFNLTGPLPADTAFTQKPLAQADAVLAMYHDQGLPVLKYAGFGNAVNITLGLPFIRTSVDHGTALDLAGTGTADPGSLFTAIEYAINMSQSQQG, from the coding sequence GTGAGCCATTATTGCCCCCGGATTATTATCACCTCCGGAGAGCCCGCAGGCATAGGCCCAGACCTATGCCTTGCATTAGCAGCCCAGCAGTTTAACGCACAGCTTGTAGTAGCTGCAGACCCTGCCATTCTTACAGCACGAGCCAAACAATTAGGACTAGAAATCCAGCTACAGACTTATGAACCAAAGCAGCCTGCTAAACCAACTCCATTAAACCAATTATTGGTTTTACCAACTCAAACGCAACATACAGTCATACCAGGCCAACTCAACCCAGCCAATGCACAACATGTGCTAGATATGTTAGACATTGCAATTAAGGGTTGTTCTCAGCAGGAGTTTGCTGCAATGGTAACCGCCCCTATTCACAAAGGAGTTATCAATGATAGCGGAGTTCCTTTTAGCGGCCATACTGAATACTTAGCTTCAGCCACAAATACACAACAAGTGGTAATGATGCTAGCCAGCGGTAGCTTAAGAGTGGCGTTAGCAACCACCCACCTTCCACTTAAAACCGTATCAGCGTCTATCACACCCACACTACTTGAACAAGTCATTAGCGTGTTACACCAAGACCTTCAGCAAAAATTTGGTATCGCCCAGCCACATATTTTGGTTTGCGGCTTAAACCCTCATGCTGGTGAGGGTGGGCATTTAGGTACAGAAGAGTTTGAAATCATTACTCCAACACTCAATCGCTTAGCCAAACAATTTGGCTTTAACCTAACTGGGCCACTACCTGCTGATACTGCTTTTACTCAAAAACCTTTAGCTCAAGCTGATGCTGTTTTAGCTATGTACCATGACCAAGGACTACCTGTACTTAAATATGCAGGATTTGGAAATGCAGTCAATATCACCTTAGGCCTCCCCTTTATTAGAACATCGGTTGACCATGGCACAGCCTTAGACTTAGCAGGCACAGGGACAGCTGACCCAGGAAGTTTGTTTACTGCAATTGAGTACGCGATTAATATGTCGCAATCTCAACAAGGCTGA
- a CDS encoding peptidylprolyl isomerase — protein sequence MKWYKQLILATCIGMAFNPVSASAETLDRIVAVVDSDVVTASQLQERLAMVRRKLRQRDTELPPEDALTKQVLEKLIIESLQLQMGDRANIRINEQTLGDTVNRIAQRNNMSLSEFQQALAQDGISFEKAREQIRRDLIINRVRKRRVADRIQVTQQEIKNFLQSEQGKYQLSADYRLGHILIALPESATPNQANQAKQKATTVYQKLKQGANFGQVAVAVSDGQKALEGGDLGWRKANQLPSLFANQVQSMNKGDISKPIRSPSGFHIIKLIAKRGGQDKLMQTQFKARHILLKPSEIRSEKQTKALADRLYLRLENGEDFTQLAKAFSDDSGSALNGGSLDWVNPNDMVPAFRDKLSEVSVNTISKPFKSRYGWHILQVLDTRQQDMSKLVQENRARIILRNRKYEEELQNWLRQIRAEAYVEIKL from the coding sequence ATGAAGTGGTATAAACAACTTATTTTAGCCACCTGTATTGGGATGGCATTTAACCCAGTCAGCGCAAGTGCAGAAACCCTCGATCGGATTGTTGCAGTTGTTGATAGCGATGTGGTAACAGCCAGTCAGCTGCAAGAGCGGCTGGCCATGGTGCGTCGTAAACTAAGGCAACGCGATACTGAACTTCCTCCAGAGGATGCCCTGACTAAGCAGGTTTTAGAAAAGCTGATTATTGAAAGCCTGCAATTACAAATGGGTGATCGTGCTAATATTCGAATTAACGAACAAACCTTAGGTGATACAGTTAATCGCATTGCTCAACGCAACAACATGTCACTAAGTGAGTTTCAACAAGCCTTAGCCCAAGATGGAATTTCCTTCGAAAAAGCCCGCGAGCAAATTCGTCGTGATTTAATTATTAATCGTGTTCGAAAACGCAGGGTTGCAGATAGGATTCAGGTGACTCAGCAAGAAATAAAAAACTTTCTGCAATCAGAACAGGGGAAATACCAGCTTTCCGCAGATTACCGATTAGGTCATATTTTAATTGCCCTTCCTGAGTCAGCAACACCCAACCAGGCTAACCAAGCGAAACAGAAAGCAACTACTGTCTACCAAAAGCTTAAACAAGGCGCCAATTTTGGTCAGGTTGCAGTAGCCGTATCAGATGGTCAAAAAGCCTTAGAAGGTGGCGATCTTGGCTGGCGTAAAGCTAATCAACTGCCGTCTTTATTTGCCAACCAAGTACAATCGATGAATAAAGGTGATATTAGTAAACCTATTCGTAGCCCTAGTGGGTTTCATATTATTAAACTGATTGCTAAACGTGGCGGTCAAGATAAGCTAATGCAAACCCAGTTTAAAGCTCGCCATATTTTACTTAAACCCAGTGAAATACGCTCTGAAAAGCAAACGAAGGCACTGGCTGACCGACTTTATTTACGCTTAGAAAATGGTGAAGACTTTACACAACTGGCCAAAGCCTTTTCTGATGACTCTGGCTCAGCTTTAAATGGTGGCAGCTTAGATTGGGTAAACCCAAATGATATGGTCCCGGCCTTTCGTGACAAATTATCAGAAGTATCTGTTAACACGATTAGCAAGCCATTTAAGAGTCGTTATGGCTGGCACATTTTACAGGTACTGGATACTCGCCAACAGGATATGAGCAAGCTGGTTCAAGAAAATAGAGCTCGAATTATTTTACGGAACCGCAAGTACGAAGAAGAGCTGCAAAACTGGCTTCGACAAATTCGTGCCGAAGCCTACGTAGAAATAAAACTGTGA
- a CDS encoding LPS-assembly protein LptD — protein sequence MAVKKLQFTNNIHWLLTTGLLAGSTSLTLYAAPQGEQNSEWHCLPGANGQGWNCNVQSKPPGTVKRAPRPPEKAGAADTSATTIASQEEPVNASPVHEGEAFGPLALPQLDWVSLDQLTEEQRQQVAPQCSGAYIEPFRLGMDYQGNPADAPIYAEAQDSEYDQDGTAKFTGKVLIRQGYRQLQSDNATLHQNTDTAEFEGNVILREPNLLLVGQQAAVNLQSGRMDIKNARYLFHKNHSRGEATTITRREDELVVLESANYTTCPPDSNAWTLTGKDITLNKFTGFGSAKHATIRVAGIPVFYTPYIYFPIDDRRQSGFLAPTIGTSGDNGFDLTTPYYFNLAPNYDATLYPRYMAERGFLLEGEFRYLTPNSSGEVGGAYLGSDDLKDGNRQAGEDRWYANWIHDQRLTDRWKFNIDYTKASDKDYFRDFGTSLEVSSQDNLNQAFKTVYNGGDNKHSWTFTTAVQKYQNMSNTSDDSYEKVPQFEFKGNLLADNGLEFDYLTDVTYFTRDKDWKYQGQVANRSPEDIENDVTRSIYGEGTNEFTNAKGSRFYAETGVKYKFEWPYAFVTPGLKFKHVQYRLTNLDREDFVPNGPRNQFNLKYDTSPSTTTPVFTLDSGLLFDRKVLFGESQFTQTLEPRALYVYSPEKGDQEQNPVFDTSSNSFSYAQLWRDNRFSGYDRLGDANQIALGVTSRFIEDNGFERFRVGTGQIFYFKDREVLLDPNHFDTTNNPSNDVNIDESTRRYLDDQRASTSPLASELVWNITSALSFKQDWIYNTNEGRNEEFASSLRYHPDYNRLLNFSYRFRDQVDRTRKDENGNAIPGQFADGDIEQADLSFIWPVASNWSALGRWNYDVTNSRRLEAMFGAEYDSCCYKIRFIGRQWIDGDDDIDNAETDNGVFVQFVMKGLGNLFGSKVEGFLEGIDGYREREERNKL from the coding sequence ATGGCAGTAAAAAAGTTACAATTCACAAACAATATACACTGGCTACTAACAACTGGTTTGTTAGCTGGATCCACTAGCCTTACTCTCTACGCAGCTCCTCAAGGAGAACAGAATAGTGAGTGGCACTGTCTGCCCGGGGCTAACGGCCAAGGCTGGAATTGTAATGTCCAGTCAAAACCGCCAGGTACCGTCAAGCGTGCTCCACGCCCTCCTGAAAAAGCCGGTGCAGCAGATACCTCTGCTACAACTATTGCCAGTCAAGAGGAGCCTGTGAATGCAAGTCCAGTTCATGAAGGGGAGGCTTTTGGCCCACTTGCCTTACCTCAGCTTGACTGGGTGAGCCTGGACCAACTGACAGAAGAGCAGCGACAACAAGTCGCTCCCCAGTGTTCAGGTGCCTATATTGAGCCATTTAGGCTGGGTATGGACTATCAAGGCAACCCTGCCGACGCCCCTATTTACGCAGAAGCACAAGACTCAGAGTATGATCAGGATGGTACAGCTAAATTTACTGGCAAGGTATTAATTCGCCAGGGTTATCGTCAGTTACAAAGCGATAACGCCACCTTACATCAGAATACTGATACAGCAGAGTTTGAAGGTAACGTCATCCTAAGGGAGCCAAACCTGTTATTGGTAGGTCAGCAAGCCGCTGTCAACCTTCAGTCTGGGCGTATGGACATTAAAAATGCACGCTACCTTTTCCATAAAAACCACAGCCGTGGAGAAGCAACAACGATCACCCGACGCGAGGATGAGCTAGTTGTTTTAGAGAGCGCCAACTATACAACCTGCCCCCCAGACAGTAATGCCTGGACATTAACAGGTAAAGACATCACATTAAATAAATTTACCGGATTTGGTTCAGCAAAACACGCCACCATTCGTGTTGCTGGCATCCCAGTTTTTTATACACCTTACATTTACTTCCCCATTGATGATCGACGCCAATCAGGTTTCTTAGCGCCAACGATAGGCACCTCTGGGGATAACGGCTTTGATCTTACTACCCCTTACTATTTCAATTTAGCGCCAAATTACGATGCTACTCTTTACCCTCGTTACATGGCTGAGCGAGGCTTTTTGCTTGAAGGCGAGTTTCGCTATTTAACACCCAATAGTTCTGGTGAGGTAGGCGGCGCCTATTTAGGCAGCGATGATTTAAAAGATGGTAACCGCCAAGCAGGAGAGGATCGCTGGTATGCCAACTGGATACATGATCAACGCTTAACAGACCGCTGGAAATTTAATATTGACTACACCAAAGCCAGTGACAAAGACTATTTTAGAGACTTTGGCACATCCCTAGAGGTCTCTAGCCAAGACAACCTCAATCAAGCCTTTAAAACCGTTTATAACGGTGGTGATAACAAGCACAGCTGGACCTTCACAACGGCTGTTCAAAAATATCAAAATATGAGCAACACCAGTGATGACTCCTATGAGAAAGTCCCTCAATTTGAGTTTAAAGGTAACTTGCTGGCAGATAATGGCCTTGAGTTTGATTATCTAACTGATGTTACCTATTTCACTCGAGATAAAGACTGGAAGTACCAAGGCCAAGTTGCAAACCGAAGTCCTGAAGATATTGAAAATGACGTAACTCGTAGTATCTATGGTGAAGGAACCAATGAATTTACCAATGCCAAAGGCTCCCGCTTTTATGCAGAAACTGGTGTAAAATATAAGTTTGAATGGCCTTATGCCTTTGTTACTCCTGGCCTAAAGTTCAAACATGTCCAATACAGACTAACAAACCTAGACAGGGAAGATTTTGTTCCAAACGGTCCAAGAAACCAATTTAACCTGAAATACGACACCAGTCCTAGCACAACAACACCTGTATTCACCCTAGATAGTGGACTGCTCTTTGATCGTAAAGTCCTGTTTGGCGAGAGTCAGTTCACACAAACTTTAGAGCCTCGAGCCTTGTATGTTTACTCGCCAGAAAAAGGTGATCAAGAGCAAAACCCTGTATTTGATACTTCAAGTAACAGCTTTAGTTATGCGCAGTTGTGGCGAGACAACCGTTTCAGTGGCTATGACCGGCTAGGCGATGCTAATCAAATCGCTCTCGGGGTTACATCCCGCTTTATTGAAGATAACGGCTTTGAGCGCTTCAGGGTAGGTACAGGGCAGATATTCTATTTTAAAGATCGAGAAGTCCTTCTTGACCCTAACCACTTTGACACCACTAATAACCCAAGCAATGATGTCAATATTGACGAGAGTACACGCCGTTATTTAGATGACCAAAGAGCCTCTACATCACCATTAGCATCTGAACTGGTGTGGAATATTACCTCAGCACTTTCATTCAAGCAGGACTGGATTTACAACACCAATGAGGGGCGTAATGAAGAGTTTGCCTCTAGCCTTCGCTACCATCCTGACTATAATCGCCTGCTGAACTTCAGCTACCGTTTCCGTGACCAGGTAGACCGTACTCGTAAAGATGAAAATGGTAATGCCATTCCTGGCCAGTTTGCAGATGGGGATATTGAGCAGGCTGACCTGTCGTTTATCTGGCCAGTGGCATCCAACTGGAGTGCACTAGGTCGCTGGAATTATGATGTCACCAATAGCCGCCGACTTGAAGCGATGTTTGGTGCTGAATATGATAGCTGCTGTTATAAAATACGCTTTATTGGTCGTCAGTGGATTGATGGTGACGATGATATAGATAATGCAGAGACCGATAATGGTGTTTTTGTTCAGTTTGTCATGAAAGGTTTAGGTAACTTATTTGGCAGTAAAGTCGAAGGTTTCTTAGAAGGGATTGACGGTTACCGTGAACGGGAAGAGCGCAACAAGTTATAA
- a CDS encoding aminoglycoside phosphotransferase family protein translates to MNIRRQVLSNWLNQVLPTIECQFNWHHTNHQVPLVLLYGDASFRKYYRIQPSTDCTLIAVDAPPKFEDCKAFIDISEYLYKKNVKVPKVYAYDISNGFLLLEDLGDTLLLDQLNQLSATDLYQQAVADMAKFQAAQMPNGLTIPSYDDAFLMREMDLFEPWFLEKLLNISVDNATLEAISNIKQHIINELLSQPKTCVHRDYHSRNLMVWQQQLAVIDFQGMVWGPACYDLASLFKDCYIRWPREQVLTWLEQAVQQLPLLQPYSFAEIVKWFDWTGLQRHLKVLGLFARLAIRDKKNRYLTDVPVVIGYVMEVIAQYEELATLKQLFAEIVLPELFTQPWFQPEILQEPLDIS, encoded by the coding sequence ATGAATATTAGGCGGCAAGTGCTTTCAAATTGGCTTAATCAGGTGTTGCCGACCATAGAGTGCCAATTTAACTGGCATCACACAAATCATCAAGTACCACTTGTTTTATTATACGGTGATGCGAGTTTTCGAAAATATTACCGAATCCAGCCTAGTACAGATTGTACGCTAATTGCTGTTGATGCGCCTCCAAAGTTTGAAGACTGTAAAGCATTTATCGATATTAGTGAGTATTTATATAAAAAAAATGTAAAGGTGCCTAAAGTTTATGCGTATGACATTAGCAATGGCTTTTTGTTATTGGAAGATTTGGGTGACACATTATTACTAGATCAGCTTAATCAGTTATCAGCAACTGACTTATATCAGCAAGCGGTGGCTGATATGGCAAAGTTTCAAGCAGCTCAGATGCCTAATGGGTTAACCATTCCATCATACGATGATGCTTTTTTAATGCGAGAGATGGATTTGTTTGAACCCTGGTTTCTCGAGAAACTCCTCAACATCTCTGTAGATAATGCAACACTTGAAGCAATTAGTAATATTAAGCAACATATCATTAATGAGTTGCTATCTCAGCCAAAGACTTGTGTACACAGAGACTACCACAGTCGTAATTTGATGGTGTGGCAGCAACAGTTAGCGGTGATTGACTTTCAGGGGATGGTATGGGGGCCGGCTTGTTATGACTTGGCTTCTTTGTTTAAAGACTGCTATATCCGCTGGCCAAGAGAACAGGTATTGACCTGGTTGGAGCAAGCCGTTCAACAACTACCTCTACTGCAGCCGTACTCCTTTGCTGAAATAGTTAAGTGGTTCGACTGGACAGGGCTGCAGCGCCATTTAAAAGTGTTAGGTTTATTTGCCCGGTTAGCGATTAGAGATAAAAAAAATCGCTATTTAACTGACGTGCCGGTAGTTATTGGTTATGTAATGGAGGTGATAGCCCAATATGAAGAGTTGGCAACGCTGAAACAGTTGTTTGCTGAAATAGTGCTCCCTGAACTATTTACGCAGCCCTGGTTCCAGCCAGAAATACTACAGGAGCCATTAGATATCTCATGA
- the murU gene encoding N-acetylmuramate alpha-1-phosphate uridylyltransferase MurU codes for MKAIILAAGLGTRMRPLTLKTPKPLLPVLGKPLIEYQLERLAAAGITELVINHAYLGEQIESYLKDGSRWGVNISYSPEPEPLETAGGITHALSLLGNAPFIVINSDIWCDYPLEQLHLPENNLAHLVLVDNPDHNVEGDFSLIDGLVTLKSRAQRFTFTGISVLSPALFNKLPQAKWPLAPVLKEAIDQGLVSGEQYHGYWLDVGTPERLKQLENDLVAKTAIVEKAAVEKNSN; via the coding sequence ATGAAAGCAATTATTTTGGCTGCAGGGCTTGGTACTCGAATGCGGCCTTTAACTTTGAAAACACCTAAACCGCTACTACCAGTATTAGGTAAACCGTTGATTGAGTATCAATTGGAGCGGCTGGCTGCAGCAGGGATAACTGAGTTGGTGATTAACCATGCTTATTTAGGGGAGCAAATAGAGTCTTACTTAAAAGATGGTAGCCGCTGGGGAGTTAATATCAGCTACTCTCCTGAACCTGAGCCACTGGAAACTGCAGGTGGTATTACTCATGCGTTATCACTACTGGGAAACGCTCCCTTTATTGTGATTAATAGTGATATTTGGTGCGACTACCCTTTAGAGCAGTTGCATTTACCCGAAAATAACTTAGCTCATTTGGTGTTGGTGGATAATCCGGACCACAATGTGGAGGGTGATTTTTCATTGATAGATGGTTTGGTAACACTTAAAAGCAGAGCACAGCGCTTTACTTTTACTGGTATTAGTGTGTTGAGTCCGGCATTATTTAATAAACTGCCCCAAGCTAAATGGCCATTGGCACCGGTTTTAAAAGAAGCGATTGATCAAGGGCTAGTGTCGGGTGAGCAGTATCATGGTTATTGGTTGGATGTAGGAACCCCTGAGCGGCTTAAGCAATTAGAAAATGACTTGGTGGCCAAAACAGCAATAGTTGAAAAAGCAGCAGTTGAAAAAAATAGTAACTGA
- the djlA gene encoding co-chaperone DjlA → MFRWVGLLIALLIGWRYGGWLGALMLSGLVWAFSRQTRWQVLQGGKQDGSPKASTDYQNNAQQVQTAFFKATFLVMGKLAKADGRVSEQEIQQAASVMANMRLSQEQRKAAIALFNQGKQGNNQTVQQALTDFASQLKGNQSLLDMFIELQLQAAYADGRITQSEWRVLEDAAAVLKIGPLKLKLIHQRFLAQQQFYQRRNKTSLGKQVDNAYAVMGVSPSADDKTLKRAYRRLMSQHHPDKLLAKGLPGEMVQLAKEKTQEIQIAYELIKSHRKTINS, encoded by the coding sequence ATGTTTCGTTGGGTTGGGTTGTTAATTGCCTTACTAATAGGTTGGCGCTATGGCGGCTGGCTAGGTGCTTTAATGTTAAGTGGTTTGGTATGGGCGTTTAGCCGACAAACCCGCTGGCAGGTGCTGCAAGGGGGAAAGCAAGATGGTTCGCCTAAAGCGTCAACTGATTACCAAAATAATGCACAACAAGTTCAAACCGCTTTCTTTAAAGCGACATTTTTAGTAATGGGAAAGTTGGCCAAGGCGGATGGGCGAGTATCAGAGCAGGAGATTCAGCAAGCAGCATCCGTTATGGCTAATATGCGTTTGAGTCAGGAGCAGCGTAAGGCAGCCATTGCATTATTTAACCAGGGTAAACAGGGTAACAATCAGACGGTTCAACAAGCGCTAACCGATTTTGCCAGCCAGCTAAAAGGCAATCAAAGCTTGTTAGACATGTTTATTGAACTACAGCTTCAAGCTGCATATGCAGACGGTCGTATTACTCAATCTGAATGGCGGGTGCTGGAAGATGCTGCAGCAGTATTAAAAATAGGCCCACTAAAATTGAAGCTGATTCATCAGCGCTTCCTGGCTCAGCAGCAATTTTATCAGCGGCGTAATAAAACTTCGCTAGGAAAGCAAGTTGATAATGCTTATGCAGTGATGGGGGTTAGTCCAAGTGCAGATGACAAAACGCTGAAGCGCGCCTATCGCCGTTTAATGAGTCAGCACCATCCTGATAAGTTACTAGCCAAGGGGTTGCCTGGGGAAATGGTGCAGCTGGCAAAAGAAAAAACCCAAGAAATTCAAATAGCTTATGAGCTAATCAAAAGCCACCGAAAAACTATTAACTCTTGA
- a CDS encoding DUF3530 family protein, with product MSLAQQQSKAASEDPTESTVGSEPAEPESNTNSSPPKPVVRPSLPSSEQTLFQLLKERLSTDEILMLPKEKEGETFLAAYLQENTGSPKGGILLIPAEGQHINWPKTILPLRKKLPDAGWHTLAIMPVQGKPLTPPERTFFPKGIITLASGQQTTESQTEPAVEQPGEQEEESSAETEKTADSDKKPEQSEENKPEESQAAPQSSEKTEPPYDPVKDMYNRINQGLDHLAKQGLLFQVIVGQREGAHWALAFIAEQQPKNVHALILINPSPSRALEMTIPKLLEKSHLLTLDIYITQYPGPSPEANQRVAAAHRSKNYNYFQYRLPAAPNSQETTNEWVFKRIKSWLKRRTKTTELSTRAKKNNKQLSIAAFDQELIVFRWLLISS from the coding sequence TTGAGCCTGGCCCAACAGCAGTCCAAAGCAGCCTCAGAAGATCCAACAGAATCTACAGTGGGATCAGAGCCGGCTGAACCAGAAAGCAATACAAACTCATCACCACCCAAGCCTGTAGTAAGACCTAGTCTGCCCTCTTCAGAACAAACCCTGTTTCAACTATTAAAAGAACGTCTCTCTACTGATGAAATTTTGATGTTACCTAAAGAGAAAGAGGGAGAAACATTTTTAGCTGCTTATTTACAAGAAAATACAGGCTCACCCAAAGGGGGGATTTTACTGATTCCTGCAGAAGGCCAGCATATCAACTGGCCCAAAACTATCCTGCCATTACGCAAAAAGCTGCCTGATGCAGGCTGGCATACACTCGCTATAATGCCAGTTCAGGGTAAACCACTTACGCCACCAGAAAGAACGTTTTTTCCTAAAGGTATTATTACATTAGCTAGTGGCCAGCAAACAACAGAAAGCCAAACGGAACCAGCAGTAGAACAACCAGGTGAGCAAGAAGAAGAATCCTCAGCCGAAACAGAAAAAACTGCTGACAGTGACAAAAAGCCAGAACAGTCTGAAGAAAATAAACCTGAAGAATCTCAAGCTGCCCCCCAGTCTTCTGAAAAAACAGAGCCTCCCTACGACCCCGTTAAAGACATGTACAACCGTATTAACCAAGGGCTAGATCATCTGGCTAAACAAGGATTGCTCTTTCAAGTGATAGTGGGACAGCGGGAAGGAGCACACTGGGCTCTAGCATTTATAGCAGAGCAGCAACCCAAAAATGTCCATGCGCTCATATTAATCAACCCCTCTCCTAGCCGGGCATTAGAGATGACTATTCCTAAACTACTAGAGAAGTCTCATTTACTAACTCTCGATATTTATATCACTCAATACCCAGGACCATCTCCCGAAGCCAACCAACGAGTTGCAGCCGCCCATCGCAGCAAAAACTATAACTACTTTCAGTATCGCTTGCCTGCCGCCCCTAATAGTCAAGAGACCACAAATGAATGGGTATTTAAACGAATAAAAAGTTGGTTGAAGCGCCGAACCAAAACCACAGAGCTTTCAACGCGCGCAAAAAAAAACAATAAACAGCTATCTATAGCTGCATTTGATCAAGAGTTAATAGTTTTTCGGTGGCTTTTGATTAGCTCATAA
- the rpe gene encoding ribulose-phosphate 3-epimerase produces MKDFLIAPSILSADFARLGEEVDNVLAAGADMVHFDVMDNHYVPNLTIGPMVCKALRDYGVKAPIDVHLMVKPVDRIIGDFIDAGASYITFHPEASEHIDRSLQMIKASGCKAGLVFNPATRLDHLEYVIDKVDMVLLMSVNPGFGGQKFIPQTLNKIRQARQLIDASGLDIRLEIDGGVSTSNIREIAEAGADTFVAGSAIFNAPDYKAVIDTMRTELSQVTA; encoded by the coding sequence ATGAAAGATTTTTTAATTGCTCCCAGTATTCTTTCTGCTGACTTTGCTCGTTTAGGTGAAGAAGTAGACAATGTACTAGCAGCAGGTGCAGATATGGTGCACTTTGATGTGATGGATAACCACTATGTTCCTAATCTGACCATAGGTCCGATGGTGTGCAAGGCGTTGAGAGATTATGGAGTTAAAGCTCCTATTGATGTCCATTTGATGGTCAAGCCTGTTGATCGCATTATTGGTGATTTTATTGACGCTGGGGCAAGCTATATTACCTTTCACCCTGAGGCATCAGAACATATTGATCGCTCTTTGCAAATGATTAAAGCGAGTGGCTGTAAAGCAGGTTTAGTATTTAATCCTGCTACTCGACTAGACCATTTAGAGTATGTGATTGATAAAGTTGATATGGTGTTGTTGATGTCAGTTAACCCAGGATTTGGAGGACAAAAATTTATTCCTCAAACCCTCAACAAAATTCGCCAAGCTCGACAGTTAATCGATGCTAGTGGTTTGGATATTCGGTTAGAAATTGATGGTGGTGTCTCTACAAGCAATATTCGGGAAATAGCGGAGGCGGGTGCTGATACTTTTGTTGCAGGGTCGGCTATTTTTAACGCACCAGACTATAAGGCAGTTATTGATACCATGCGCACTGAGTTGTCTCAGGTCACTGCTTAA